A stretch of Bos taurus isolate L1 Dominette 01449 registration number 42190680 breed Hereford chromosome 5, ARS-UCD2.0, whole genome shotgun sequence DNA encodes these proteins:
- the LOC617219 gene encoding lysozyme C, tracheal isozyme isoform X2 yields MLNSKSSSPGQLGHLTSVNMKALLILGLLLLSVAVQGKTFKRCELARTLKNLGLAGYKGVSLADWMCLAKGESSYNTQAKNFNRGSQSTDYGIFQINSKWWCNDGKTPNAVNGCGVSCSALLKDDITQAVACAKKIVSQQGLTAWRRGSGTWLGN; encoded by the exons ATGTTAAATAGCAAGTCCAGCTCACCTGGTCAACTTGGACATTTGACTTCTGTCAACATGAAGGCTCTCCTTATTCTGGGGCTTCTGCTCCTTTCTGTTGCTGTCCAGGGCAAGACATTTAAGAGGTGTGAGCTTGCCAGAACTCTGAAGAATCTTGGATTGGCTGGCTACAAGGGAGTCAGCCTGGCAGACT ggatgTGTTTGGCCAAAGGAGAAAGCAGTTATAACACACAAGCTAAAAACTTTAATCGTGGAAGCCAAAGCACTGATTATGGGATATTTCAGATCAACAGCAAATGGTGGTGTAATGATGGCAAAACCCCAAACGCAGTTAACGGCTGTGGTGTATCCTGCAGTG CTTTGCTGAAAGATGACATCACTCAAGCTGTAGCATGTGCAAAGAAGATTGTCAGTCAGCAAGGCCTTACAGCATG gaggagGGGGTCTggtacctggttggggaactga
- the LOC617219 gene encoding lysozyme C, tracheal isozyme isoform X1, which translates to MLNSKSSSPGQLGHLTSVNMKALLILGLLLLSVAVQGKTFKRCELARTLKNLGLAGYKGVSLADWMCLAKGESSYNTQAKNFNRGSQSTDYGIFQINSKWWCNDGKTPNAVNGCGVSCSALLKDDITQAVACAKKIVSQQGLTAWVAWKNNCRNRDLTSYVQGCGV; encoded by the exons ATGTTAAATAGCAAGTCCAGCTCACCTGGTCAACTTGGACATTTGACTTCTGTCAACATGAAGGCTCTCCTTATTCTGGGGCTTCTGCTCCTTTCTGTTGCTGTCCAGGGCAAGACATTTAAGAGGTGTGAGCTTGCCAGAACTCTGAAGAATCTTGGATTGGCTGGCTACAAGGGAGTCAGCCTGGCAGACT ggatgTGTTTGGCCAAAGGAGAAAGCAGTTATAACACACAAGCTAAAAACTTTAATCGTGGAAGCCAAAGCACTGATTATGGGATATTTCAGATCAACAGCAAATGGTGGTGTAATGATGGCAAAACCCCAAACGCAGTTAACGGCTGTGGTGTATCCTGCAGTG CTTTGCTGAAAGATGACATCACTCAAGCTGTAGCATGTGCAAAGAAGATTGTCAGTCAGCAAGGCCTTACAGCATG GGTGGCATGGAAAAACAATTGTCGAAACCGAGATCTCACGAGTTATGTTCAGGGTTGCGGAGTATAA